Proteins co-encoded in one Candidatus Spechtbacteria bacterium genomic window:
- the rplU gene encoding 50S ribosomal protein L21 — MFAVIKTGGKQYIVEPGKRVRVEKLEFQKDAEVIFDSVLVYDSPKGVVVGQPFVPGVFVRGKVTEQGKADKVIVFKYTSKKRTRKLKGHRQPFTEVEVVAIEEGAVPKTVVKSEKVVTAKLQTRTRAKTVKK, encoded by the coding sequence ATGTTTGCAGTAATTAAAACAGGAGGAAAGCAATATATAGTAGAACCTGGAAAAAGGGTCCGGGTGGAGAAGCTTGAATTTCAAAAAGACGCGGAAGTCATTTTTGATTCCGTGCTTGTTTACGATTCACCGAAAGGCGTTGTTGTTGGTCAGCCGTTTGTGCCAGGTGTGTTTGTCCGTGGCAAGGTAACGGAGCAAGGCAAGGCAGACAAAGTTATTGTATTTAAATACACAAGCAAAAAGCGCACTAGGAAATTGAAGGGACATCGCCAACCTTTCACGGAAGTAGAAGTTGTGGCTATTGAAGAGGGTGCTGTTCCGAAGACGGTAGTTAAGTCAGAAAAAGTTGTCACAGCCAAACTGCAGACCAGAACTCGCGCGAAGACCGTGAAAAAATAG
- a CDS encoding undecaprenyl/decaprenyl-phosphate alpha-N-acetylglucosaminyl 1-phosphate transferase has protein sequence MNDDFFLLLTALAIAAGAVSFFVAKIVGHYALKMGIYTLTDGSKIAMWGGIAFVAPMLIIAPLVMGADTGQSIIILLAILSLALFGLLDDIVGFSPFPQLAMQIFVAASIALSFVQLRHDTISFLSIGGMAIIAIAMINSMNAFNWVDGVDGLAASVGITGLLILGLFFWLAGNGLYALYSFVFASSLAGFLFLNYSPARLYMGTAGSMGMGLLIALAPAIRWELTPLFLCAFALPLGDWFSVIAQRILAARLPWQGGDRRHLHYRLVDMGWGAKKIVLLYVGGTAVFALLGIISSLYGLGFVSAGAVLVTVCIMPILLNFTHSEIKNSIQNTEYTVQDAE, from the coding sequence ATGAATGATGATTTTTTTCTACTTCTAACAGCTTTAGCGATCGCAGCTGGTGCCGTGAGTTTTTTTGTTGCTAAAATAGTTGGGCATTATGCTCTTAAAATGGGTATTTATACACTGACAGATGGAAGCAAGATCGCAATGTGGGGCGGAATCGCCTTTGTTGCCCCGATGCTTATCATTGCGCCGTTAGTTATGGGTGCAGATACTGGGCAATCAATTATAATCTTGCTCGCAATTCTTTCCCTGGCGCTGTTCGGCTTGCTTGATGATATCGTGGGGTTTTCTCCTTTTCCGCAGCTTGCTATGCAAATTTTTGTAGCAGCCTCAATTGCTTTGAGTTTCGTTCAGCTGCGACACGACACCATTTCATTTTTAAGCATTGGCGGGATGGCAATTATTGCGATAGCTATGATTAACTCAATGAATGCTTTTAATTGGGTTGATGGCGTTGACGGGCTCGCTGCGAGCGTGGGCATAACTGGCTTGTTGATTCTAGGATTATTTTTTTGGCTCGCTGGTAACGGCTTGTACGCGCTGTACTCGTTTGTTTTTGCATCATCGCTTGCCGGTTTTTTATTTTTAAACTATTCTCCGGCGCGTTTATACATGGGTACTGCGGGAAGCATGGGCATGGGATTGTTAATCGCGCTCGCTCCGGCAATAAGGTGGGAATTAACTCCACTTTTTCTATGCGCCTTTGCCTTGCCGCTGGGAGACTGGTTTTCCGTTATCGCACAGCGAATTTTAGCTGCACGTCTTCCGTGGCAAGGAGGCGACCGCCGCCACCTGCATTACCGGCTTGTTGATATGGGCTGGGGCGCGAAGAAAATTGTATTGCTTTATGTTGGTGGCACCGCAGTCTTTGCTCTGTTAGGTATTATAAGTAGTCTATATGGCCTGGGATTCGTAAGCGCTGGCGCGGTACTTGTTACAGTATGTATTATGCCCATTTTATTAAATTTTACACATTCGGAGATTAAAAATAGCATACAGAATACCGAATACACCGTACAAGACGCGGAGTAA
- a CDS encoding DNA recombination protein RmuC encodes MFTELIIILVVAVGISIALFFALRGPLVRMMANEASRNMSFERERMMEQLQNAFNVLEEKMKKEEQFIENKKDSVKEAIDKIHSELVRAQQQNQGTNEKQVMAFSKLSTVLEEHKSLVGSLRESTDNLRSILSNNQMRGHYGQEVAENLLRAVGFVKGQTYLVEQAQENTTTRPDFTILLPDKTKVNVDVKFPLDALLRFQESEKEVDKQHYLKQFTSDVKQKIKEVTTRDYINPEENTVDFVILFVPNEMVFSFIYDQLYDVWNEAMAKKVILAGPFSFTAILRMIFQAYRNFTYQTNIRQITNLFRQFEDEYEKYNKEVDTLGARIQSVQNQYQTVSVTRAKKLTSVVDKIRSADTLPEANGSPASILEEAQVIEE; translated from the coding sequence ATGTTTACTGAACTCATAATAATTCTGGTCGTTGCTGTGGGTATATCTATTGCCTTGTTTTTCGCGTTGCGCGGCCCGCTTGTTCGCATGATGGCAAATGAAGCTTCAAGGAATATGTCTTTTGAGCGTGAACGCATGATGGAACAGTTGCAAAATGCCTTTAATGTGCTTGAGGAAAAAATGAAGAAAGAAGAGCAATTTATTGAAAATAAAAAAGACTCCGTAAAAGAGGCGATTGATAAAATCCATAGCGAACTGGTACGGGCGCAACAACAAAACCAGGGAACAAATGAAAAGCAGGTAATGGCATTTAGCAAGTTATCCACTGTTTTAGAGGAGCATAAAAGTTTGGTGGGTAGTTTGAGAGAATCGACGGACAACTTGCGTTCTATCCTTTCTAATAACCAAATGCGCGGACATTACGGCCAGGAAGTGGCAGAAAATCTTCTCCGCGCTGTTGGCTTTGTGAAAGGACAGACTTATTTAGTAGAGCAAGCGCAGGAGAACACTACCACGCGGCCAGATTTTACTATTTTGCTTCCCGACAAAACAAAAGTAAACGTTGACGTAAAGTTTCCACTGGACGCGCTGTTGCGATTTCAGGAATCGGAAAAAGAGGTGGACAAACAGCACTATCTCAAGCAATTTACTAGCGACGTAAAACAAAAAATTAAAGAGGTAACAACGCGCGATTACATTAATCCAGAAGAAAACACGGTTGATTTTGTAATTTTGTTCGTGCCAAATGAGATGGTGTTTAGCTTTATTTACGATCAGCTATATGACGTATGGAATGAAGCAATGGCTAAAAAAGTTATTCTCGCGGGCCCGTTTAGCTTCACGGCAATTTTACGCATGATTTTTCAGGCATATCGCAATTTTACATACCAAACAAATATCCGCCAAATCACTAATTTATTCCGCCAATTTGAGGATGAGTACGAAAAATACAACAAAGAAGTAGATACGCTCGGCGCGCGCATCCAGTCTGTCCAAAATCAGTATCAGACAGTTTCTGTAACACGCGCAAAGAAACTCACATCCGTAGTAGATAAAATTAGAAGCGCCGACACTTTGCCGGAAGCAAATGGTTCCCCGGCAAGCATACTGGAAGAGGCGCAAGTAATAGAAGAATGA
- a CDS encoding GtrA family protein, producing MENNTQVMQERFGWGDIVGSLIIGEAVAVLFHFIAQNIAVNLPFANTLPFVFPILSVIGLYVAFWLNKYISIAYQGAKFALVGVLNTAVDFGVTNSLIFFTSIVVGWEVSGFKAVGFIVAVINSYFWNKYWTFHKTAGGGATEFGQFVVVSVLGFAINVGIATLFVNYIPAMGGLSQTRWDNVGFLAATILSLLWNFVGYKFWVFATRNSNFKS from the coding sequence ATGGAAAACAACACTCAAGTTATGCAGGAGCGTTTCGGCTGGGGCGATATTGTTGGCTCTTTAATCATCGGTGAAGCTGTCGCCGTTTTATTTCATTTTATCGCGCAGAATATCGCGGTTAATTTGCCATTTGCAAACACTCTGCCATTTGTATTTCCAATTCTTTCGGTTATCGGACTATATGTCGCGTTTTGGCTGAATAAATATATTTCAATCGCGTATCAGGGAGCTAAATTCGCGCTTGTTGGGGTATTAAACACAGCTGTTGATTTTGGCGTGACTAACAGCTTAATCTTTTTCACTAGCATCGTAGTGGGATGGGAAGTGTCGGGCTTTAAGGCAGTCGGCTTTATAGTTGCGGTAATAAACAGTTATTTTTGGAATAAATATTGGACATTCCATAAAACTGCCGGTGGGGGCGCGACAGAGTTCGGGCAGTTTGTTGTTGTAAGCGTATTAGGATTTGCAATTAACGTTGGCATCGCGACTCTTTTTGTAAATTACATTCCTGCAATGGGCGGGCTTTCTCAAACTCGCTGGGACAATGTTGGGTTTCTCGCAGCGACCATTCTTTCTTTGCTATGGAACTTTGTGGGGTATAAGTTCTGGGTTTTTGCGACAAGAAACTCAAATTTCAAATCTTAA
- a CDS encoding nicotinamidase: MVNATKRYRGAIIVVDVQNDFCPGGSLPVPNGNEVISALNAVLELAQQLDVLVFASRDWHPAETSHFADFGGVWPTHCVQDTEGAAFHPDLHLPATAHVLSKGTLKDEDAYSAFQGHEEQGDDGLSLAEILKTEGVETVWIGGLATDYCVKATALDAVRNGFTTVLLVDACRAVDIHEGDGDRALEEMAQAGVKLMRTFIDNSQEVK; the protein is encoded by the coding sequence ATGGTAAACGCGACTAAACGCTACAGAGGAGCCATCATTGTAGTTGACGTTCAGAATGATTTTTGTCCCGGTGGGTCTTTGCCCGTTCCCAATGGCAATGAAGTTATTAGTGCGCTGAATGCTGTGCTTGAACTCGCGCAGCAGTTGGACGTGCTCGTATTCGCCTCGCGTGACTGGCATCCGGCCGAAACAAGTCATTTTGCTGACTTTGGCGGAGTATGGCCCACGCACTGCGTTCAGGATACCGAAGGCGCGGCATTTCATCCAGATCTTCATCTCCCTGCTACCGCTCATGTTCTCTCCAAGGGAACATTAAAAGACGAAGACGCGTATTCCGCGTTCCAAGGGCACGAGGAACAGGGTGATGACGGCCTGTCTCTCGCCGAGATATTGAAGACCGAGGGCGTAGAAACAGTCTGGATCGGAGGTCTTGCAACGGATTACTGCGTGAAAGCAACCGCGCTAGACGCGGTTCGCAATGGATTTACGACCGTTTTGCTCGTGGACGCATGTCGCGCGGTTGATATTCATGAGGGTGATGGCGACCGCGCTCTTGAGGAAATGGCGCAAGCTGGCGTTAAGTTAATGAGAACTTTTATTGACAACAGTCAAGAAGTTAAGTAG